From Dasypus novemcinctus isolate mDasNov1 chromosome 19, mDasNov1.1.hap2, whole genome shotgun sequence, a single genomic window includes:
- the OR2Z1 gene encoding olfactory receptor 2Z1, producing MGAVNQSVTLDFILMGLFSHSKPHLLLFYLVAVMFLIGLLGNAILLFLIHMDYRLHTPMYFLLSQLSLFDVGFPLVTIPKMVSDFLQGENSISFAGCAAQLFFLMLIGVAEGILLALMSYDRYVAVCHPLQYPVLMRRQVCLFMVGASWMAGVLNASIQTSITLHFPYCATRIVDHFFCEVPALLKLSCADTSAYELALSTEGVLILLLPLSLVTTSYGHVLGAVVRMRSKEARHKAFTTCSSHITVVVLFYGAAVFIYMVPGTYHSPYQDNVVSLFYSLITPTLNPLIYSLRNREVQMALIKALSRAVIRPKR from the coding sequence ATGGGAGCTGTGAATCAATCCGTGACTTTAGACTTCATTCTGATGGGCCTTTTCAGTCACTCAAAACCACACCTGCTCCTCTTCTACTTGGTGGCTGTCATGTTCTTAATAGGTCTTTTGGGCAATGCCATTCTGCTCTTTCTCATCCACATGGACTACAGGCTCCACACGCCCATGTACTTTCTGCTCAGCCAGCTCTCCTTGTTTGATGTTGGCTTCCCCCTGGTCACCATCCCCAAGATGGTGTCTGACTTTCTTCAGGGAGAGAATTCTATATCCTTTGCAGGGTGTGCTGCTCAATTATTCTTCCTGATGCTGATTGGTGTGGCTGAGGGTATCCTGCTGGCCCTCATGTCCTATGATCGTTATGTGGCTGTGTGCCACCCATTGCAGTATCCAGTGCTCATGAGACGCCAGGTGTGCCTGTTCATGGTGGGAGCCTCCTGGATGGCAGGTGTGCTCAACGCCTCCATTCAGACCTCCATAACCCTCCACTTCCCCTACTGTGCTACTCGCATTGTGGACCATTTCTTCTGTGAGGTCCCAGCCCTGCTGAAGCTCTCCTGTGCAGACACTTCTGCTTATGAACTGGCTCTGTCCACCGAGGGGGTGCTGATCCTGTTGCTTCCCCTGTCCCTCGTCACCACGTCCTATGGCCACGTGTTGGGGGCTGTTGTACGCATGCGCTCAAAGGAGGCTCGCCACAAGGCTTTCACCACCTGCTCCTCGCACATCACTGTGGTGGTGCTCTTTTATGGTGCAGCCGTGTTCATATACATGGTACCTGGTACCTACCACAGCCCATACCAGGACAATGTGGTCTCCCTCTTCTACAGCCTCATCACCCCCACACTCAACCCTCTCATCTACAGTCTGAGAAATCGGGAGGTGCAAATGGCTTTGATTAAAGCACTCAGCAGAGCTGTGATC